The following proteins are encoded in a genomic region of Gemmatimonadaceae bacterium:
- the dacB gene encoding D-alanyl-D-alanine carboxypeptidase/D-alanyl-D-alanine-endopeptidase gives MMPLLSSRRTAVAAAALTMSFAACAPWPSTRRPIPVRAPLEVLRSSIDSLVSDPKFANAQIGLLIVNPRTGDTIFSRNAGKLFMPASNQKVLTSSVALAQLGPDYRFRTVMGTRGTLSEGTLNGDLIVIGRGDPSLSDRMRGSAMNAMNAVADSLSARGIRRITGSLRPGDDAFPDNIYGYGWELDDMTSSGTPTDELLFNEGMVRTVVHRASGDTVEFVGTNNPTRAYLAALDTALRARGIAAGLGVSDSIVALDAPLDTLYSFDSPPLREILKHFLKPSQNQIGEILIKTLGLERTGVGIPDSGAVVITRQLRAWGVDSTGAVVNDGSGLSRHDLVTPETMVKILVAMQRDTAFSAFYEALPIAGVDGTIRTRMAGTAAANNMHAKTGTIEFVRSLSGYVTTADGDRLVFSFLSNHFTTRVSEITRAQDAVGVLLANYRSRSR, from the coding sequence ATGATGCCCCTGCTTTCATCGCGCCGCACGGCCGTTGCCGCTGCCGCGCTCACCATGAGCTTTGCGGCATGCGCGCCATGGCCTTCGACGCGGCGCCCGATTCCCGTGCGGGCGCCGCTCGAAGTGCTTCGTTCGTCAATTGACTCGCTCGTGAGCGATCCGAAATTCGCCAACGCGCAGATCGGCCTGCTCATCGTGAACCCGCGTACAGGCGACACGATCTTCTCCCGGAACGCCGGCAAGCTCTTCATGCCGGCGTCCAACCAGAAAGTGCTCACGTCGTCGGTCGCTCTTGCGCAACTCGGCCCGGACTACCGGTTCCGCACCGTAATGGGCACTCGTGGCACTCTCAGCGAAGGGACACTGAACGGGGATCTCATCGTCATCGGCCGGGGCGATCCGAGTCTCAGCGACCGGATGCGCGGCAGCGCGATGAACGCGATGAACGCTGTCGCCGACTCCCTTTCGGCACGCGGCATCCGTCGCATCACCGGGTCGCTCCGTCCCGGCGACGACGCGTTCCCGGACAACATCTACGGATACGGATGGGAGCTCGACGACATGACGTCGAGCGGCACTCCGACCGACGAGCTTCTATTCAACGAAGGAATGGTGCGCACCGTCGTTCATCGCGCGAGCGGCGACACCGTCGAGTTCGTCGGCACCAACAACCCCACCAGAGCGTACCTGGCCGCGCTCGACACCGCCCTCCGCGCCCGCGGAATCGCCGCCGGGCTCGGCGTCTCCGACAGCATCGTCGCGCTCGACGCACCGCTGGACACGTTGTACTCGTTCGATTCGCCGCCGCTTCGCGAGATCCTGAAGCATTTCCTCAAGCCGTCGCAGAACCAGATCGGCGAGATCCTGATCAAGACCCTGGGCCTCGAGCGCACGGGCGTCGGCATTCCCGACAGCGGTGCGGTGGTGATCACGCGTCAGCTCCGGGCGTGGGGAGTGGACTCGACAGGCGCAGTGGTCAACGATGGCAGCGGATTGTCGCGCCATGACCTCGTGACGCCGGAGACGATGGTGAAGATTCTCGTTGCGATGCAGCGCGACACCGCGTTCAGCGCTTTCTACGAGGCGCTGCCAATCGCCGGAGTGGATGGAACGATCAGGACCCGGATGGCCGGTACTGCGGCTGCCAACAACATGCACGCCAAGACCGGGACGATCGAGTTCGTGCGCTCGTTGTCCGGATACGTGACGACCGCGGATGGCGACCGGCTCGTGTTCAGCTTTCTCTCCAACCACTTCACCACGCGGGTGTCGGAGATAACGCGAGCCCAGGACGCCGTCGGCGTTCTCCTGGCGAACTACCGAAGCCGGTCCCGTTGA